From Homalodisca vitripennis isolate AUS2020 chromosome 1, UT_GWSS_2.1, whole genome shotgun sequence, the proteins below share one genomic window:
- the LOC124352948 gene encoding translocon-associated protein subunit delta-like, with protein sequence METTRFVLAVFAAFLISSSYGNTCVKPEVTASQYTTQDATVLTSIAYVAEFNLKCANGVKGIPLYAEVSGKTLPAARIGDDNKYQVSWTEDVKKAKSGDYSVNLYDEEGYGALRKAMRSGEDLSTVKPLVTIVVNYPGAYQGPWVNSEFMAAVLSVLVWYLAFSAKSKLLS encoded by the coding sequence ATGGAAACTACAAGGTTTGTACTTGCTGTGTTTGCGGCCTTTCTGATTAGTTCAAGTTATGGAAACACTTGTGTTAAACCAGAAGTTACTGCATCTCAGTATACTACACAAGATGCTACAGTTTTAACCAGCATTGCTTACGTAGCAGAATTTAACTTGAAATGTGCCAATGGTGTCAAAGGTATTCCCTTGTATGCAGAAGTTTCTGGGAAAACCTTGCCTGCTGCAAGAATTGGAGATGACAATAAATATCAGGTCAGTTGGACTGAAGATGTGAAGAAGGCCAAGAGTGGAGATTACAGCGTAAATCTCTATGATGAAGAAGGATACGGAGCTTTGAGGAAAGCAATGAGAAGCGGTGAAGATCTCTCCACTGTGAAGCCTCTGGTTACTATTGTAGTAAACTACCCTGGAGCGTACCAAGGACCGTGGGTAAATTCTGAATTTATGGCTGCTGTTCTCTCTGTTTTAGTTTGGTATTTAGCTTTTTCAGCAAAGTCGAAACTTCTCTCATag